One genomic segment of Belonocnema kinseyi isolate 2016_QV_RU_SX_M_011 chromosome 2, B_treatae_v1, whole genome shotgun sequence includes these proteins:
- the LOC117167329 gene encoding zinc finger protein 93-like — protein sequence MSTEEYLLSLQREHNYNQREQPSLLFTNNEKNFTCKIEYSDDETLDIKEEIIDDQDTRDPNHGKKYESVFFTVDVKGTDGILEIKEEIIEAEEITGQKHNKKYESKLDAVDGKETYNFAVNKELPPHNSRKIKESKHKPEKKYKCEKCARRYIRNTELTRHLKYECDGRAKFACKFCPKRYKQKSSLTIHIDRSHQNTNSKPLILNYKCEQCPRSYGWLVSLNRHKRLEHAAIKPQFICEYCGHKTNRKDQLLKHIQFHQLKKKRGIHCL from the exons ATGTCAACAGAGGAATATCTTCTCAGCCTCCAGAGGGAACACAACTATAACCAGAGGGAACAACCCAGTTTACTGTTTACAAATAATGAAAAGAACTTCACTTGCAAAATAGAATATAGCGATGACGAAACTTTGGATATCAAGGAAGAAATTATCGATG atcaagaCACTAGAGATCCAAATCATGGTAAAAAATATGAGTCAGTATTTTTTACCGTAGACGTAAAAGGAACCGATGGAATATTGGAAATTAAGGAAGAAATAATAGAAG ctgaagagATTACAGgtcaaaaacataataaaaaatatgagtcaAAATTGGATGCTGTAGATGGAAAAGAAACTTATAATTTTGCTGTGAACAAGGAATTGCCGCCCCATAATAGTCGGAAAATTAAGGAATCAAAACATAAGCCAGAAAAGAAGTACAAGTGTGAAAAGTGTGCGCGAAGATATATACGGAATACAGAATTAACTCGACATTTAAAATACGAATGTGATGGTAGGGCAAAGTTTGCATGTAAATTCTGCCCCAAAagatataaacaaaaaagttctctGACTATACATATAGATCGTTCGCATCAGAATACAAACTCAAAGccgttaatattaaattataaatgcgAGCAATGTCCTCGAAGTTATGGCTGGTTAGTTTCTTTAAATCGACATAAACGTCTAGAGCATGCGGCAATTAAACCACAATTTATTTGCGAGTATTGTGGCCACAAAACTAATCGGAAAGATCAGTTGTTAAAACATATCCAATTTCAtcagcttaaaaaaaaaagaggaatacaCTGCTTATGa